Below is a window of Halarcobacter anaerophilus DNA.
CATAACCGCCCGAACTTATAAAAGATTTTGATTTTGTAAATAGATGAAACTCTTCTAATATTGCTAAAGAAGTCTCTTTATCTATAGAAGTAATCATTGTAATTGCAGTCGAAATCTCTTCAACTAAATGTTTTGGCAGATGTTGGAAAATTTTTACAGTAGCCTCTTCTCCTATTAGAACACAGAAATTGGCAACTTTTTCAAGCATTCCCATGCCTTTTAAAATATCTTTAACTTCAGCCATCTGTCATCCTTACTTTTTAAATTTACCACTACCCTCTGTTAATAACAATTCTATCATTTTTGCTATCTCTTCGGGGTTTTCATTAATCTCTTTATCCAAAGTTTCTATTAAAACTTCATATTTTGCAGCACTCTCTTCATCTAATCCTTCAATATTATTTAAAATTTGACTTTTTACTTTTGCTTTTAATCTGCCTTGTGCAGTTTTGGAATCAAATTCATCTTCAAAATTGGTCATAAAATCATCTATTAATTCCGTATCAACAGGTTTCCCATTTTTATCAAGTTTTCTATCTTCTTTATCTCCTAAAATAACAACTTCATGATTAACTATAAATTTTTTATAAAAAACATACAATAAGATTGCCGCAATAAAATATTGAATATATTCAGAAAAATCTTTTAATATTGTTCTTACCATAGTAAAAGTATCAACTTGTTCATCCGAAGCTATAGGGTTTCCGTTTTCATCAAGTTGAACCCCACTTGTACTAACCGGTTTTAAACCTATAAATTTAAAATCCCTAACAGTTATCTTGTCACCTCTTTTTTGGTCATAACCTATCGTATCTTGGACAACAGATTCGATTGAAGCTAAAAATTCATCTCTATTTTGAATATTTTCCAAAACAGTAGAATCAAAAGTAACCGCTGCTGTTACTCTTTTTATTGAAGAGTAATTATTATTTTTTTCATCAATTACTTTTTTTGATATTTCATAATTTGTAATATTTTTTGTTGAGACCGTATTTGACTGTGTTTTGCCATTTCCTTGACCATCGTCAGGTTCTTGAATATTATTATCGACTCCTGCCGTTCCGCCTGTAGAATCGGGATTGCCTACTGAATTGCTCTCTAATTCATCTGTTTGCTGACTTCTTATTGTTCCTTCAGGGTCATAAATCTCTTGTTGTATATGTCTTTTTTTAAAATCCAAATCCAACGTAACTCTGGCAACAACTCTGCCTACTCCGACAAAAGGTTCTAAAAGTGCTACAACTTTTCTTTCATAATCCTCTTCAAGCTTTTTTTTGTATTTGTTTTGAGCTAAAGACTTTTGATTATCTAGATCATCTGATGACATTTGCAGTAAAGCCCCGTCTTGGTCGATTAGTTGAATATTCTCTACTTTTAGATTTGAGACGGCTGAGGCAATAAAATTTTTAATCCCGTCAATCTGTTTTTGAGTTAAAAATACTCCTGGTTTAAGAGAAATTACCGCTGAAGCAGTAGGTTCTGTTTTTCTTTCCGTAAAGATTGTCTCTTTTGGAATTGCAATTTTTACACTTGCTCTTAAAACTCCCGAAAGTGATTCTAAAGATCTAGAAAGTTCCCCTTCCAATGCCCTTAAATATTTAACTTTATTCTCAAAATTTGTCGTACCTAAAGATGATTTTTCAAAAATTTCCCATCCTACATGATTACTTGTCGAAGCTTCACTTGTAACCAGTTTTATTTTTGCAATATTAATAAAATCTTTTGAAGTTTTTAACGTCAGATTGTCTCCACTTCCTACTACTGAAAACTCAATACCCGAAGATTCAAGTTCATTTGAAGCTAACATAACCTGATTTTTAGTCAAATTTGAAGCAATTGTATAATTTAATTTTTTATCCTGCGCTTTTATATTCGAATATACCAACAAAGCAATCAATAAAATAAAAAGGATAGAGAAACCACCTATAATCACGGCTCTCTGTGCAGAATTCAAATTGTTTATAAACTTTAAAAGTTGATCCATATATTAAATATCCTAATTAATTTTTTTGAGACGCTTCGATTACAGATCTAAAAAGTGCTGAATCTTTTTTTATAGATGATTGTAATGCATCAAAAATAACTTTATTTTTTGACATTTCACTCATTTCTCTATCTATATTTACATTATTACCATCATTTTGTTCTTCTAAGCCTTTAAGTTTTACAACTCTTGCATTATCCATATTTTCGCTGTTAATAGGAGCTGTTTTTATATGCATAGGATTAGTCGTTTTTAAAGCCAGATTTTTACTTTCATCCACTTTTTTAAGTTCTTCATCGAATACTAAATCTTTTGTTTTATAATTAGGCGTATTTATATTTGCTATATTACTAGAGATAACTTTTTGTCTCTCACCTCTAAAACTTAACTGTTCAAATAATACATCTGTAACACTACTTGCTTTCATTAGTTGTTATTATTCCCGATTTTTTCTATTAAATTTCCATTCATTTCATCTATTGTCGTCACAGCTTTTTGTGCTTGTTCAAAACGTCTGTGTGCGTCAATCAATGCAACCATACTTGAAACGGAATTTACATTAGACTTTTCTATTGCACCTTGGATTAATTGTCTGTCATTATTCTCTAATTGTTCAGTAATTTCTCCATCATCTTTCAATTTAAAATTATTGTTTTTATATTTTTCTAATTGGTCATAAGCAATTTTTGTAACAGATATTTGGTTTTCAAATCCCTCTTCTTCTACTTCAATAGGTTCATTGTCATTTGTTAAAACAAACTGACCGTTTGAATCAACTAAAAACCCGTTTAGATTCTTAAAGGCTCCGTCTCTTGTATAAACAATGTCTCCGTTATTATCTTGAATCTTAAAAAAAGTATCAGGTTCGCTTAATGCAAAATCCAAACCGTTACCAGTAGGCATAATCACACCTTGTTCTGCATTAATAAATTTTGAATCCATTTTAGGAATAGTGTTTGTAACTTCATTTATTTTAGAAGGAGTAAATCCCTCTTTTTGGGCTCTTTGCAAATAGTAGTTAAATGAACCTTCAGTACTATCTTCTTGTTTAAAACCGTGAGTATTAACATTAGCTAAGTTATTAGAAACCATATCAATTCTATTGATTTGATTTATCATAGAAGCTGCTAAAGGGTAAGTACCTTGATTCATTCTCTTCTCCTTTTATTCTCTTATTTGTTAAACTCTGCTATAAGAGCT
It encodes the following:
- the fliF gene encoding flagellar basal-body MS-ring/collar protein FliF, with the protein product MDQLLKFINNLNSAQRAVIIGGFSILFILLIALLVYSNIKAQDKKLNYTIASNLTKNQVMLASNELESSGIEFSVVGSGDNLTLKTSKDFINIAKIKLVTSEASTSNHVGWEIFEKSSLGTTNFENKVKYLRALEGELSRSLESLSGVLRASVKIAIPKETIFTERKTEPTASAVISLKPGVFLTQKQIDGIKNFIASAVSNLKVENIQLIDQDGALLQMSSDDLDNQKSLAQNKYKKKLEEDYERKVVALLEPFVGVGRVVARVTLDLDFKKRHIQQEIYDPEGTIRSQQTDELESNSVGNPDSTGGTAGVDNNIQEPDDGQGNGKTQSNTVSTKNITNYEISKKVIDEKNNNYSSIKRVTAAVTFDSTVLENIQNRDEFLASIESVVQDTIGYDQKRGDKITVRDFKFIGLKPVSTSGVQLDENGNPIASDEQVDTFTMVRTILKDFSEYIQYFIAAILLYVFYKKFIVNHEVVILGDKEDRKLDKNGKPVDTELIDDFMTNFEDEFDSKTAQGRLKAKVKSQILNNIEGLDEESAAKYEVLIETLDKEINENPEEIAKMIELLLTEGSGKFKK
- a CDS encoding flagellar hook-basal body protein encodes the protein MNQGTYPLAASMINQINRIDMVSNNLANVNTHGFKQEDSTEGSFNYYLQRAQKEGFTPSKINEVTNTIPKMDSKFINAEQGVIMPTGNGLDFALSEPDTFFKIQDNNGDIVYTRDGAFKNLNGFLVDSNGQFVLTNDNEPIEVEEEGFENQISVTKIAYDQLEKYKNNNFKLKDDGEITEQLENNDRQLIQGAIEKSNVNSVSSMVALIDAHRRFEQAQKAVTTIDEMNGNLIEKIGNNNN
- the flgB gene encoding flagellar basal body rod protein FlgB; this encodes MKASSVTDVLFEQLSFRGERQKVISSNIANINTPNYKTKDLVFDEELKKVDESKNLALKTTNPMHIKTAPINSENMDNARVVKLKGLEEQNDGNNVNIDREMSEMSKNKVIFDALQSSIKKDSALFRSVIEASQKN